The sequence below is a genomic window from Harmonia axyridis chromosome 1, icHarAxyr1.1, whole genome shotgun sequence.
CGAAATATACAGGTTGTCCGTAAAGACCaagtcaaaccgagggagaatgtagatcaaaggataacccacctgctatgacaaaattcccattataaaagtcttaccgttttcgagatattttttttgttgaaaataatgaatttttgcccctttcaatagttttgcccttacggttggtacaattttacatctttctggttaatttttttcagtaaaatattgctgaagaatgattttaaccattacattcaaaatatcctccgaacattttaaaggcggactatgagaaatatttttattggaaattttcgttcagtgatggcggcagttcgatcgggaccaaaattgcaccatcaaatattccagtccataaattgatcttgaatcgatattgtgatctatcttctctcacctcgtatggatttatgatattccagctatgcaaattgtggagattcatgtacccatccttggtacaggaagactcgtcggtccaaatgatcttattaaaaaaatctggatctgcacgatgttttccaaaatttgccggcaaaattgaatttcgttgaggtgaataattatgcaagtaatattttcgcacgtaaacaattgccttgttcactaagtaatgcaacatcgtagatttctcaacagaattgacaaacttgattttgtcagaaacgtacccatttggataaaaacagccatatcttttttcttagaataacaaatgacttgtgtgatacctctttgaaatgactataaaatagacaatttattggtgtaatgtgcagcaatagctcggtacattttttttccactacgatgggctaaacttcatgaacaaaataatccactaccaaaatttccaatgaaaatatttctcatagtccccctttaaaattttcggaggatgtttttaatgtaaacgttaaaatcattcttcagcaatattttacggaaaaaattaatagaaagatgtaaaattgtaccaaccgtaagggcaaaactattgaaaggggcaaaaattcattatttaaaaaaaaaaaaaaaatatctcgaaaacggtaagacttttataatggaaatttGGCCAATGCAGTTGgattatcctttgatctacattctccctcggtttgacgtggtcttaaCGGGACACCCTGTGTATGGTTTCATAAGATTTCATTTACGAAGAAAACTATTTTTTTAACGGGGTACAGTAAAAGTAAGTGTGTTATTTAGACTCGAAGTCATTATTGTATTTTCACGAAATATCTTGCGTATCTCTTTGATGTCCCTGTAAATGCCTTATTTCAGAAGTGATTACAACTACCCCCGGTAACCTCGCAAcccaaaaattgaatcaaatatcCGTCGAATTTTGAAGGAACCATCCGACCGACATATCCAACCATAAAATGTCAGAAGAACTCCCCGTCGACATCACACTTCACGAAAGGATGTCCGTATCGATTGTTTCGAGGGTGGAATCTTACACCTTTCACCCCGACAGGGCGCGGAATTCAATTTTCTACATCAGTTGTTAATAAAATCAGAGCGAGAATACGTTTGGAAATGACGTGAATCGATAGCGGTCGGACTTTGGGGTTGTTTGAGGCCGTTTAGGGAAAGGACGCACCTTGTTCAATCGGGGaagattgaaattttccatttcaatcaTGATTGTTGTTTACGTTCTGGATTTTCCTTGGTCTATAAGAGGGGTTTCCATCGAGTGTgggtatatttcattttatgattCACGCTTTACTTAGTTTCACCTCACtgtttatattttcttcataataCCTACACCCACCTTCCAGTCGGAATTCTTTTCAACAGTTGGCACAACTGTCTTTTTCACGTGAGGTTGTAGTGTCATCTGTCATCGTTCAATTTGTTTCTAGTGCTTTAcatttaattataatttatattaatattatttatattttatatttattatattattatttcatcttaTATTTCTCTTAtttaattattcattcatttgttatgttatatattcaatgatttatatatttaattatatatttatttatgttaCATATTTActgatgaatttatttatttaattattaattcaatCATGTACcttttgatttattcattgttttttattcaattatttaatCATTTCCTTAGTCATTTATCTATGTCATTCATTCAAAGGTATAATACGTATttagttatttttttaatgctttATTTATGCCATTAATTTATATATCTACCGATCATTTAATCATTggtatatttatttatcgagATTCAGAATATCTCTccttattcaattattcatttatttgttttgttatatattcaatcatttttatATGTCATTTATTTaactatatatttatttatgttacatatttattgatcaattcattttgattcattttaatattaattcaaTCATGTAACTTTCGATTtacttattgtttttcattcatttatttattattttccttatttttttagTCATTTATTCATGTCATATATTCAAAGTTAAATATATTcagttatttttcaatgaattatttatgtcattcatttatatatctaccgATTATTTATTCATCGGTTCATtcatttatctatttatttatttctttattcattaattcattcatttatttttttatttatttattcagttaatcattcattcattcagttATTTATTCatctattcatttattcatctatttattcattcatccatttatttatcttttcatttatttatttatttattcatttatttatatattcatttattaattcatcggttcatttatttatttacttatttattcatttatttattgattcttttatttattcattgattcattcattcatctgttcattcatttatttattcattattttatttatttattcatatcatttattcatattaGTTAGTTATTCATTTAACTATCTATCTAcgtcattcatttattcattcattcatttattcattcattcattcattcattgatttatttattcattcattcatttattgattcatttatttatttatttattcatccatttatttatttatttattcattcattcctttattgattcattcatttatttattcattcattcatctattgattcatttattcattcatttatttatttattcattcattcgttCATTTATTgatccattcattcattgattgattgatttatctattcattcattgatttattcatttatttatttattcattcatcgattcattgtttcatttattcattaatttttccattcattcatagatttctatctttcatagattttttcatttatatcatCATTCACTTCTTATCACTCGTTTATGTATACATTTACTGCGATTTGCCATTGCAAATGtctaaattcaaaaaatttgaaattcttatgGAACCTGTAATGACTCAAACTTTACCAAATTTTATCAGAATTCATTAATAGAAAGCACAATATAGAGATCCTTGGTATTTCAAGTTTGCGAATGATGAAGGTAAAACAGAAAgagctgaaattttcatggCTCATTATTCAGTATTCGATACAAAAACTCATTTATATCAAGATTCATCATCAATTCGCAGCCGAAATGGATTACAACAAAAGTTGTAGTTGTCATGGCCACATgacagaagaaaaaaaagttgttcGAGATGGTTAGGAATGCATTTTGCGAGTGGAAATTCAGGAATCGGAAaccaaatatatttttcatcgcAAAATTGATCACAATGCTTTCCCTCAGAAGCAATAGCGTAtaatacatatatacatataagtATCTTGAAAGTATAATACGAAGCGGAGTACATATTCTTAAACTCAAAACATTCACtttcacatttaaaaaaaaatttagacatTATGACGActcttatattatattttaccATTGTAAAAGGAATGAAGGAACTACATTTTTTATTCACGTTCAACGTCGTTTGgataaaaatattgtcattatCAGAAACTTATACTAGGTATCAAAAACCATACAGTACTAGGTAGACAATCTTTAGTTTCTATTTCTAATGATAATAGTTAAACATAAATAAGGATTCTGTGGAGATGAATACTGCGAAGTCTAAATAGTTGAAGCTTTTCCAGTAATTAGGGCATACCTtgattgagattttcagaatttaaGGGTAGTTTTACACTAATCCTAAAACACACAACGTGTTATTTTTTCCAGTCTATtataaacaaaaattcgaaGAAGTGCTCCATCAATCTCTCATCAGCTCTGCGATGAAATTTGTCAGTAGCATTCTTCACAATTCCAACCTTCATGACGTCCTCACCCACAATACCCGATCAGTTACGAATCGACATGCGACAAAATCGGATATTTACACCTGACTTCTTGTTCTTCCTCTTCACCGGGGCCAAAAGTCGTAACTAATTCGAATGTGTACCAACAGTGAGGTGCAAACAAAAGCTGTACACCTTCCCGGTACAATGGTCAACAAAGCCAATGAAGAAAAGACGGACCATAAAACTGTTGTCGGCGAAACAATTGACATTACTCTAGCCGAGTTGGACAATTTAAGTGGAACAACAATGAAATGTCGACGGTGGGCCGtcacaaacgaaaaaaaaatctactgaGATCGCTACATCACTACAACTGATGCGgatcattcaatttttcacgACACTGTGACGCTGacaattttaaaattcttcGAGGTCTTGTGATTTCGacataatgaattttttgtttccatAAATATTCTCCTTTCTgagttcatttaaattttaaacTGCGGAGTTGTTATAATAGTTCGACTAACCTTTTATCGACTGAATTGATATAACTCGATCCACTAGATCAACAGTTAGTAGTTAGTTCCAGAAAGTCAACAGTAGGTTGATGGTAAATCCACCTGATAACTCTTGGTTTCTAGATTAGTCTCGTTCAgaagatattgaaattattaaaaattcaatactTGTCTTTAAATTTTCCGTCATTTTAACCATGAATGAAAACGATAACTTACAGTGCTCTATATTATATTCGGAATACTGTTGATTTTACACAAGTTTACGATTTTTTGTGAAACGTTCTCATTCTCAATCATGTATTATAAGGAAGAATATGGGTATTAGTAGGTAaggcaaaaatatcaaaaaataaataaattgttattATCGATTTGCCTTGCAATCGttttcattatatatatatatatatatatatatatatatatatatatatatatatatatatatatatatatatatatatatatattcatttatattcacgagaatataaaatatactaAAATTACCATTGATTTAATATTTACATTcacattcaaatatttatgaTGATTTAGATTTTCTGTAGcacatacgacaaaactacCAGAAATCAAAAAGTTTAGTACAAGTTGGAAGTTTCTCTTTATATTGTATTGAACTGCTTGTAGTGCATCAAAAAAGTTCTATAGGAAAAAAGCGAACACtgtttcaaaaacaaaaatattacaCAGTATTACACTGTATCGGATGACCCAAATTCGTTGTCAAGTGAGGGAATCTCAGaacccctttgagctagaatTGAGAATTGAGAGAATTATCTTGGTGAAAAGCGCAACCTTATAAATTCAACTgcaataatatcaataataatggatgtagcaatggtgccgatttattttgaaacaccctgtatattgttgaAAAGGGAGAAAttaagcgattttatttgttatagaaattgttatggtttacattcgaaaaaacacaagtttgtattaaaACTCCAAAACTAATGGCGATGAAAATTATATGATTATAACAATGGATTCTACTTAAAAAAGTGCTTGTAAAGGATGTTtatgtttcatgttgatagcacgGCTTTCTCCAATTTTCTGTAATAACTctaaaacagttgaatttatgaggttgcggttttcaccaaaataattcaaaaaatcgaTCCCGAAAATGTGCCGCCATTCATTTTTCTAGCTCGAAGGGGttttgagatcccctcactagacaacgaatttggaacaccccATACATTTGTACCCGAAATTAGATATCTAGTGGTTTAAACACTAAAATGCAATATCTATGACAAATTTCAGTTGGATATGAGATGCTATGagacaaaacttgaaaaaaaaaacaatttttgggACCGTCTCGaaaataggacttttttcttagaATTATCACAGGATCTCTTATTTTCCTTAATGCCTTCAATTTAGCCAGCCTATATTAAAgttaagatgttttatttttatttttgcatAAATACGTCATGACAAATTAGTTGTTATTGTTGTGGCGAACCATtgttttctttcaaatattgaGAGCAATAAATGAAAAGTCAGTTTTCAAGAAATACTTCAATACGAAGCATTTGAGAACgaatgttatacagggtgatacacCTCAATGGCCTCTCAGACGTTTATGAAAACTactcataattttttctgaaaatttgcatgttggggttcgAGAAAATGAtcattctccctaaaatattttcagatctctacaacttccggttataccggaaaatactacttccttatttcaaatggagcacccagtatattattgcattattagatagctttttttatgacaatttcagcaattaaGCCATACCTTGGTGACAACTCAATGATTCATGAGTAAATGggattcatatgaaaaagaGGTGGCGTCGAggactttttttcaatatctcaacagaaacagttttttgtggaaatacctctttcattgtcgattctgcaaatacgtcgTATTATAAGATTGttcgcggtttggaccaaaaatgtacagggtgttcatcagaaaatcatgaacttgggcaactcaaattcatcaaaactcaagattttcaaattagaacctatattttttattatttcagtcaattctacatataaaaaaaaagggatTGGCGCATGATTGAACGACCGCTCAAACGCTCGCAACATCATGtcaatgcttttctcatttCCCTTTCTACAATAGAAATATTAGAATCGCTTCAAACAAAGTGACGCCGACATTCGACAATGAGCAAGGCATCACGTAATTTTCAGCCCAGTTACCTCGACGTGCTCGGAAAAATACGTTATTAAGAACGGAAGTACCACATTAACTCCTCGGGAATAATGAGGAACATTCATCACCCGGTATAAAGGTATTGACACAAAGAAATCGGCCAAGATACGGGTCTAATAAGGTGAAACATTCGCCACCGGACTACGTCCTGAGTTGATTCATGGGTAATACGACCAACGACAGGCCAATTAGAATTCAATTAAATACTCTTCGATTCTGCACCCAGCTCTAATTGTGACTCCATTTCGTATTTCCATGCTTGATTATGGCGGTtaatttgaaaggaaaaaagaaGATTGCAATGCGTGAAGTTGACGCAGATGTCAGTCTTTGCGGCGGAATTTCTCCTTCATCATCCATCATTCTTTGCGTAATGTTTCCGGGATAGTTAGGATGATCGAGTGTGCAGCGAATTTGATGCAAGGGTTCATTAAGTATTTCTTGCCACTTTGCTCACTTATTATTTCCACCTACGTGCTGCTGTTGTATCTCGTTTGATATCTGAATTGTCCGTCACGTGGAATATAAGCGAGATACAAATGAATCTGCTTggattgattttcaagctacttggcttgagcttgacttgaaatcaagtcaagctcaagtcaagtagaagtttttcaatctcaagtcaagtattcattttcaagtacttgaaatATATCAAGCTAATTCATTTTTACccgttttattgtgtagtatcacatcaataaaaaaatgatggaatgagAATGAACCttacaaaaaacacttttatttattgaacttattgtatacaAGCACCcaaaatattaacttttttttttaaatagaaacataaatttaatCACTATcaaacataacaaaataaaaaataataaaaaaaaggtttcttaatattgagagaACTCcaagctttgtttgatttaatgattttccatccaggatctaagacacatgaggcatcttatagaattGTTGCCAAAGCTATTgctggtttttgtaactgtaagagcagctctggttaattgtctttcaacaagagctgaagatgctggcattgatgaaaaatccttggccattttggccaagtttggaaagatttttctgaaactaccaaattcttccaatagatttcatagacaTGTGAGAAAACTATCAATAaaggcgaatgcttcagtctctcgctaacgatattgcagaaatatatgccttgcgacgcgtgcatatcaagctcaagtaatattaagtagcttgatgtcaagtcaagcaataaatatctaaactcaagtcaagctcaagtatgtaattttagcacgagcttgattttcaagtcaagtagttggttaaaatgtcaagctacttggattgatgaatccctactccAGTATTATCGTGATGAAGAAAAGTCAAAGATGTCCCTATATAGGGTGTTCTACAAGCTCTACGACAAATTGGACAGATAATAGTTGTGCTTGTTTATCCAGTATCCATTAATTCAGGGGTTCCCAAAGTGGGCGCCGCGGCGCCCTGGTGCGCCGTAGAAACTAAAGAGGGGCGCCGCGCCGTGAGTCGATCGTCTATCATTATCCGAAACCAAAAATTTTGCGCGAGTACCCGCGCGTCGTCGTCGCTCACTCGCCGAAAAGTACCTACGCGCTTGAAAACTATTGTTTGGTCGAGAGCTGGTTGGCAACACTGCCTACCCCTACCCCTCCCACGTCTTTGCCCGCCCGCAATCGCTTGCTCGCAATCACAATGCCAGTTTATTTCAAGCGAGCCGCGCGACGGACGTGTTATGTTATCGTGTTTTGTGTGTTATCGTGTTTCGTTTCACTTTGTTTGTGTTTTGTTTCGCTTTCTTTTTCATCAAATATCTCATGCAAAATGGATAgatttttattaaataaaaaacaagTCGGTAGTTCAAATGATAGTGAGGAAGCATCTACTAGTGGTGGCAGGGAAGCAAAGAAGCGGAAATATCGTAAATACGATGATAGCTATTTGGACTTCGGTTTTACTTCAATAGAAGTaaacaatgaagaaaaaccGCAGTGTGTGCTTTGTTTGAAAATACTATCATCTGAAAGTATGCTTCCAAGTAAATTGAAGCGACATCTCGAGACAATTCATCCAACTATGGTTGCAAAATCGCGTGATTTTTTTCACCGGaaattacaaaatttaaaaaaaacaaagaacgtATTCACTCAGCAAGCCTCAGTACCTAACAACGCACTGTTAGCATCATTCAAGGTGGCATACAGGGTGGCAAAATGCAAAAAACCTCATACTATTGCAGAAGAGCTTATCCTACCAGCTGCTATCGACATGGTGAATATTATGGTGGGAGAATCGGCTGGAAAATTAATTTCCAAGGTACCCTTATCTAACAATACTATCAGTCGAAGAATCCATGACATAGCTGACGATCTCAATTACCAAttaatagaaaaaatgaaaagcaaGGATTTTGGTTTGCAACTTGATGAGGCGACTGACAGTAATAGCGATGCACATCTCATTTGTTACGTACGCTTTCTGGCTGACAATATTATTGTCGAAGACCTTTTATTCTGCAAAAGCATTACCGAAAGTGCGAAGGCCGAAGACTTGTTTGAAATTCTTGACAAGTTTATTGCAGAAAGTGGCTTGGATTGGGAAAAGTGTATCGGTGTATGTACTGATGGTGCTCGATCCATGTCTGGCAGGTATGGGGGAGTACAAGCGCTTATTCGTAAAAAAGCACCGAATGCTATGTGGACCCATTGTATCATCCATAGAGAAGCTCTTGCATCAAAATCAATGAGCTCTGAACTGAACCAAGTACTGGAATGTGTAATTGGTGCAGTAAACTACATAAAAACTAGGCCTGTAAAGGCCAGACTTTTTAAAAAACTATGTATAGATATGGGAGCTGAACATACGGCTCTGCTGTATTACTGCAATTCACGATGGCTTTCACGTGGAAATGTCTTATTTCGTGTGTTCGAATTACACGaagaaattcgaatttttttacaGCAAGAACGTCATGAAAACGCCAAATATTTTACTGAAGCAGATTTTTTGCTAAAACTAGCATATTTGTGCGATATATTTGAGAAACT
It includes:
- the LOC123671040 gene encoding zinc finger BED domain-containing protein 5-like; the encoded protein is MVNIMVGESAGKLISKVPLSNNTISRRIHDIADDLNYQLIEKMKSKDFGLQLDEATDSNSDAHLICYVRFLADNIIVEDLLFCKSITESAKAEDLFEILDKFIAESGLDWEKCIGVCTDGARSMSGRYGGVQALIRKKAPNAMWTHCIIHREALASKSMSSELNQVLECVIGAVNYIKTRPVKARLFKKLCIDMGAEHTALLYYCNSRWLSRGNVLFRVFELHEEIRIFLQQERHENAKYFTEADFLLKLAYLCDIFEKLNNLNLSLQGNNTHILKLLERIAAFRKKLQLWIKKMNEGSGQDCFPQLYKYAASNELVVSQDLMVLFTGHLSKLTEWFSKYFGHDDVEKFAWIRDPFHAQAPPGFTSQDEESLIELSCDSSLKTRFTSSDLVEFWLSIQNEYPNLSSKAL